Proteins from one Chitinophaga oryzae genomic window:
- a CDS encoding lysylphosphatidylglycerol synthase domain-containing protein — MLFTWLAYSIYSQLTHRENLEQSLAHMNRTLQEKGWVGLVLVLVLMFFNWGLEAKKWQKLVRPLEPISFRRAFSAILSGVSFSINTPNRIGEYGGRVLYLKNHNKLKAIAATIVGSFSQLIVTVIFGLIGMLYYLNNFRLVKENSYFPPNFWEKIVFGILLVICVLTILLYFRLQIILAVFEKVRFLRKAKVFVQIIVRYSAGDLRYLLLLSALRYVVFSAQYLILLDALGLEFLWWQAFLLNSVIYLVMAMVPTIAIAELGIRGKVSIYFLGLLSTNTAVIIAATGGIWLINLCLPAVIGSVLLLGVKIFKDK, encoded by the coding sequence GTGCTTTTTACATGGCTGGCATACTCCATTTACAGCCAGTTGACCCATCGCGAAAACCTGGAACAGTCGCTCGCGCACATGAACAGGACCCTGCAGGAGAAAGGCTGGGTGGGGTTAGTGCTGGTTTTGGTACTGATGTTTTTTAACTGGGGACTGGAAGCCAAAAAGTGGCAGAAGCTGGTCCGCCCGCTGGAGCCCATCTCCTTTAGAAGGGCTTTCAGCGCCATTCTTTCCGGTGTGTCCTTTTCCATTAACACCCCTAATCGTATAGGCGAATACGGTGGCCGGGTGCTGTACCTGAAGAACCACAACAAGCTCAAAGCAATTGCCGCCACTATTGTAGGAAGCTTCAGCCAGCTGATCGTGACTGTTATTTTTGGGTTAATAGGCATGCTCTATTATCTCAATAACTTTAGGCTGGTAAAGGAAAACAGCTATTTTCCCCCGAACTTTTGGGAGAAAATTGTGTTTGGTATCCTCCTGGTAATTTGTGTGCTGACGATATTGTTATATTTTCGGCTACAGATTATTCTGGCTGTATTTGAGAAAGTCAGGTTCCTGCGAAAAGCAAAGGTTTTTGTACAGATCATCGTGCGCTATTCTGCCGGTGATTTACGTTACCTGTTGCTGCTTTCAGCCCTGCGGTACGTGGTCTTCTCGGCACAGTATTTGATTTTGTTGGACGCGCTGGGACTGGAGTTTTTGTGGTGGCAGGCTTTCCTGCTGAATAGCGTCATCTACCTTGTCATGGCCATGGTGCCGACCATCGCCATCGCAGAACTTGGAATCCGCGGAAAAGTCAGCATCTATTTCCTCGGACTGCTCAGTACCAATACAGCCGTTATCATAGCAGCCACGGGGGGTATCTGGTTAATCAACCTTTGTCTGCCGGCAGTGATTGGAAGTGTGCTGCTCCTCGGTGTAAAAATTTTTAAGGACAAATAG
- a CDS encoding HIT family protein, with translation MTIFSKIIKGEIPSYKIAENEHFYAFLDIFPLMKGHTLVIPKVETDKFFDVSDDLLREWLVFAKPIARAIEQVVPCNRVGVSVVGLEVPHAHMHLIPINSVQDMDFSRGKLKLSEEEFKAIQEQIVAQL, from the coding sequence ATGACAATCTTCAGTAAAATCATCAAAGGAGAGATACCCAGTTACAAAATTGCGGAAAACGAGCATTTCTATGCCTTTTTGGACATTTTCCCGTTGATGAAAGGGCATACGCTGGTGATTCCCAAAGTGGAAACAGACAAATTTTTTGACGTCTCGGATGATTTATTGAGGGAGTGGTTGGTATTTGCCAAGCCTATTGCCAGGGCTATTGAGCAGGTGGTACCGTGCAACCGGGTGGGGGTGAGTGTGGTGGGGCTGGAAGTGCCTCATGCGCACATGCACCTTATCCCGATTAATTCCGTGCAGGACATGGATTTTTCGCGCGGCAAGCTGAAACTGTCAGAGGAAGAATTTAAAGCAATCCAGGAACAGATAGTAGCGCAGCTGTAG
- the ruvC gene encoding crossover junction endodeoxyribonuclease RuvC → MANKAKIILGIDPGTLVMGYGLIHVEGKKASLMEMDVLKLSRTKDHYERLQLIHTRVHELIQEFKPTCFAIEAPFFGKNVQSMLKLGRAQGVAIATAMHAGLPVAEYSPKKVKQSVTGNGNADKEQVWLMLQRILSIGERPDYFDATDALAVAVCHFYQESSPLAAVSKAKGWEQFLQKHPERISR, encoded by the coding sequence TTGGCAAACAAGGCAAAAATAATTCTAGGCATTGACCCCGGCACCCTGGTTATGGGGTATGGACTTATCCACGTGGAAGGAAAGAAAGCCAGTCTGATGGAGATGGATGTCCTGAAGTTATCCCGGACCAAGGACCATTACGAACGCTTACAACTGATTCACACCCGCGTACATGAATTGATTCAGGAGTTTAAACCAACTTGTTTCGCCATTGAAGCACCCTTCTTCGGGAAGAACGTACAGAGTATGCTGAAGCTCGGCAGAGCACAGGGTGTGGCTATCGCCACCGCCATGCATGCCGGTTTACCCGTAGCGGAGTATTCACCCAAAAAAGTAAAGCAGTCGGTTACCGGTAATGGCAACGCCGACAAGGAGCAGGTGTGGCTGATGCTGCAACGTATTCTCAGTATCGGTGAACGGCCCGATTACTTCGATGCAACGGACGCCCTGGCCGTGGCAGTCTGCCATTTCTACCAGGAAAGCAGTCCACTGGCCGCCGTAAGCAAGGCGAAAGGATGGGAACAGTTTTTGCAAAAACACCCCGAACGGATTTCCAGGTAG
- a CDS encoding response regulator transcription factor, which yields MKARILLVEDDEYIGAVTKKRLEEAGYDVVHSIDGQAAWEQFQLRTFDICLLDVVMPKKDGLTLAQQIRTVNDHIPILFLTSKNEKEDRIAGLRTGADDYISKPFSMQELILRIEVFLKRTRSQIAKRSTTFAIGKLMFDYEDLRLYNETGEISISLTQKEAELLRYLCENPNKTLKREDILSHVWGKDDYFLGRSMDVFVTKLRKHFKSDPHVKLETLHGVGFRFNIPVKS from the coding sequence ATGAAAGCAAGAATCCTATTGGTGGAAGATGATGAATATATTGGTGCAGTTACAAAGAAGCGGTTGGAAGAAGCGGGCTACGATGTTGTGCACAGTATAGACGGCCAGGCCGCGTGGGAACAGTTCCAGTTACGCACTTTCGATATTTGTTTGCTCGACGTGGTAATGCCCAAAAAAGACGGCCTCACGCTGGCGCAACAGATCCGCACGGTTAATGACCACATTCCTATTCTCTTCCTGACCTCCAAAAACGAAAAAGAAGACCGTATCGCCGGCCTCCGGACCGGAGCTGATGACTATATCAGCAAGCCTTTCAGCATGCAGGAACTGATCCTGCGTATAGAAGTGTTCCTGAAAAGGACCAGAAGCCAGATCGCCAAAAGAAGCACCACTTTCGCTATCGGCAAACTGATGTTTGACTATGAAGACCTCCGCCTCTACAATGAAACCGGAGAAATCTCCATTTCCCTTACCCAGAAAGAAGCCGAACTGCTCAGATACCTGTGCGAAAACCCCAACAAAACACTGAAAAGGGAAGATATCCTTTCTCATGTATGGGGCAAAGACGACTACTTCCTGGGCCGGAGCATGGATGTTTTTGTGACCAAACTCAGAAAACACTTCAAGTCTGATCCACATGTGAAACTGGAAACACTGCACGGTGTCGGCTTCCGGTTCAATATCCCTGTGAAGTCATAA